The genomic stretch TCCAATTGTACATTTTTGTACTAGCCTGCTgccttctggggttttttttttctttttttctttttggagaacataaaagacttttataattaaagtagctggaaaaataaaaacaaagcaaagcaaaacaaaacaaaccaaaaagaaaacaacaacaacaacaaaaaaccctcagCCCGGTGGTAGATTCATCAATGAACAGACAACAGGAAGGGAGATAAAAGGGTTTGTAATTGTGGTTGTATTGTCTTTCTGGGTGGCAGTGAAGGGGGAAAACTTCATGGAACTGCCGCAAGCCCAgagccaagaaataaaatgaaaatgaaaagtttagTCACTTGAATAGTGTTTCCAGGAAGCGAATCGTTCATTAGCTGTGGACGAAACATAATTGcagcaggaattaaaaaaaaaaaaaccttcaggaaTTTATGTGCAGAGAGAAAATGTTGACGGTGGGTCAGGTGGGTCTTTCTAAACAGCAAGGAAGTGACCTAAAGGAATATTAGTGCCAAGTAGGGATACCCAGTGCATCAGCGGCTGGGGAAGGGTTAGCTTTTAAGAAGCAGGATTTAGAAAGTCATGGGGTTCTCTCTGGCCTCCAGACAGGAGCACCAATCTCACCACCAGTAGTTTGAAGACAAAAACGTTTCAAGAGGATTTCCTAGCTATGATGATGCAGAAATAAACGAAGGGAAGGGATCAGACAGGAGAAGTTTCACAtagtgttaaaagataaactgaggcatggtAAACACTCAAAGAGTTTATTCGAGCCAAAGTCTATTCTGCTCAGGCAGCCCCCAACTGAAAGTGGTGAGGGGTGCTCCACCAGCAGAAGCTCAGGGAGAGACTTGGATACAGCAGCCAGGGAAGCAGAGTAAGGAATGATTGATTGGCTATAGCCCAACGCCTAGTTGGCTGTTTGCGGCTGGTTGTCCTTAGGTTTCAATTTTGTAACCTAGAGGCGTTACAGGCTTGGAGTTGGTTTGCTTAAGTTAGACCACCTTCTCTAGCAAAGGTGATGGCAACAAGTAGGTGCAGAAATGGCTCCTGTCCGTGTGCACAGGCCCCAGCTGGGCCGGCAAAGAGTAGATGAGACCCAGGCGCCCGGTCAAGAGAGGTAGACCTCTGATACATAGCgggtgggagggctggggctAGGGGATGGAGCTCCTTGTCTGCACGAGCCTGTGGGGGCCACCACCTGTCCACAAGAGGCCCACAGACCATGAGCTAGGTCAGTGTAGACAACCAAGGGAAGAGAGACTCAAAAGACACCACAACCTATCACATAAAGAGccatctgtggggcgcctgggaggcgcagtcggttaagcgtccaacttcagccaggtcacgatctcgcggtccgtgagttcgagtcccacgtcaggctctgcgctgacagctcagagcctggagcctgcttcagattctgtgtctccctctctctctgcccctcccccgttcatgctctgtctctctctgtcccaaaaataaattaaaaaacgttgaaaaaaaaaaaaaaaaagagccatctgtgctctctctctgccttccaccCTGGTGCCAAAAGTCTGTACCCTCTGAATGGGGGAGGGCTGTGTGACAAGGGGACcatgctcctcctcccccaccccccaccccgatccGCTGGCCTTAAAGGTATTTGCTTCCAGGctgtgctggggtggggagggaggtctgTGGGATCTGACTTGAGCCAGAGGCAAGAACTGGGATGGAAAGTTAGGGAATCCTGGCTGAGGTGGTATGCAGGGAGGCTGCCCCTAGCGGGGATGTGGGGATGTGCCCCTAGTGGGGATGGCAGAATTGCCAGCTAATGCCAAGGCCTCTTCCTGTCCCTGCTCTTGCCCACAGGGGCTATTGTGGCCTCATGTTGTAACTGGGACTGGTGTGGCTCAGAGAGTTCGGGAACTCAGCCAAGGTCATGTCTCCTGATGGCAGTGCTGAGACTGGAGCCCGAGGACTGAAGGCCATCACCAGCAGCCACGTGGtggcaggctgggctgggctggggaggggaggggtcctCGCTGTGGTGGGAAGGCTGGGAGGCCTGATGCAGGGCCGTCTGTTGTGAGCTGGGTGGTCCCTAGTTCATGAGAGCCTTCCTCTGCTAGCACTgcggagaggaggggaagaggttAGCTCCAGTCCTGCCCAGCACGGGAGAGAGAAAATCGGTTGTGGCTGGTATGACAGCCCAGACTAGCCGAGCTGGTGTGCCAGCCCATGGGCTAGTGGAAGTGTGAGTGTGACCGAGCAACAGAGGGATGGTTCTGGTCTAATGCTCTTGGCAGAAGCGGCCTTGTGGGAAGAGGAAGGATCCCAAACCGGccctgccctttccctctcttccttcaagCTCTTCCAGGGGAACACTAGATCCTCAGCTGCACCCCCAGCACGAGAACAACTCGGGCCCAGGGAAGGCCAGGCCTCGGGGACAAGGGTGCTCTGTCCGATCAGCCTTGGTGGTGGGCAGTCAGCTCAGACCTGAACTTGTGGACACTGACCTGGCCTGTTCTTGGCTGAAAAGGTTTCCCACTCAGGCATCGCCTCTTGGACTCTGGCCTTCTAACCCATGCTCAAGGAAAAGCAACTCCAGACTGAGGAATGTGGATCTAGAAAATGGGGATTTGTGGAAGGTTTGCAGTCAGGAGGGTGACCTGTGCCACGTCCAGCCTCTGAAGGTCTGTGACTCCCCACCACCCTGgctctccttctgtccccagtCAGGAACCTGCTCTGCGGTGTCCTTCaactgccccctcctccctctgccccccctcttCTAAGGAAGGATTGGAAAAATCCTTAGAGATTTTTCAACCAAGGAAACTGTGCATTTTCAGGACTTATTCTGGACCCTGCCTTCCCTCGACACTCTGCACAGGTGAGCTCACCTTTGCTCATATTTCCGGTGCCTCCACATACTAGTGTCCCTTAAATTCATGTCCAGTCCAGAACTTTGGTCTCAATTATCCACCAGCCTATTTGATATCTTCATTTGTGTGCCTCACGAACATCCCCAACTCAGGACCCCTTGTTGTAATCTTCCTTCAGTAAATCCTAATGACTTTATCTCCAAAATATACGTCGGATGTATCCACTTTTTCCCCGTCTCTTCAGCTCCCACTCTTGCTTGAGCTGAGAGCATCTCTCCCACTGAACTTGTCCTGGCCGTTTCCGGCCATTGCCTTTTAATGTGACCCTCAACTCATTCTCCGTAGAACAACCCAAGTAATCTGGTTAAACTGCAGATTAAATCATTTTAGTCTCGTACGTAAATCTCTTAATGACTACTTATTGTATGCAGAATGAAATCTAATAATGTGCTATAATTGGCCCCTATCTACCTGTGTTAGCCATTAGTGCTATTCATCcatgctttccatttcttccctccttccaggcACCTGGGATGACTGCATACCCTTGAAGTGAAGATAGGACTATGACACTTGCTTTGGACAACGAAACGTAAGCAAAAGTGACTTGAAAGCCAGTACATGACTGTGTACCTGGCTTTCTTCTCCTGCTACAGTGATGAGGGAACCCAGTATTGATATCGTAGGTGCCATGATGCTGAAGCAGCCTGAACTCTCGGCCATATATGCACGAGAGCTGCCCTGGGAAGTTTGCCCAAATCCACATGGACTTTtcatgagtgaaaaaaaaaaattctgttgtaaGATTTGACGGTTTGTTTCCGCAGCAAAACATAGCCTGTCTGACTGATACATTGTAGAAAGAGGGGTTACTTATGGGaatcctcattcattcattcatttatagaaAGCcccaagcaagggagaggcagagggaaagggagggggggagagagagtcgCTTAAGCAAGTTCcactcccagcatggagccccacacagggctcaatctcataagcagtgagatcatgacctgagcccaaatcaagaattggacgcttaattgaatgagccacccaggagcccctgggaatCCTCTTTATGACAAAAGTGAAGGACAAAGTTTTTTCAGAAAATTCCCTTATTTTTCAttgactaaaaaaaatttaactgtggCTCTTAAGAATTATTCACAAAAAAATGCAACAAACCCCCAAACTGCAGTGAATTTCTGGGTGATCCAATGAGCAGGCACATATGTATCTTTCACAGGTAATGACACAGCTAGTTAACAACTCTGGATGAAGATGGACAAGACAGGATCGCCActggggaaaaagaggaaaatacaaatgaaacttTACAGAGCGATTATCTGATATGAGGGAAAGGCACCTTCGGTGTGTTTAAATATCATTCCTAAAGTTAAACATTAACCAAGAAAGACTGACTTTCTTCTCATCACTCAAGTAACACCTGGTTCACTTTTTCTTGAGTTTAAAATACCCCAGGAAGGATCTGAGTTCTTCAAATTCGGCTGAAGAGGAAGGAGTTTGTGGGGACTACATATTTTCCAATAGGAACATTTCTTTGTCTCCTGCTCAGGCTCCAACTACTATATATCTTCAATCACTGGCAGTGTTTAATAAGAACTTAATtaggagacagagagtgggggggggatgagaagacagacaaatgggaagaaaggaaggaagggaggaaggatagaaggaaggaagagaggaaaagaaaggtaaggaaagggagggagggagggaagaatagagggagagaggcaaggaaATAAACCAATGGTTGGTCTGGAATGTGCAGTCTCAGTGAGAGGTGAGAGATGGCCTAAACACCCTTAACACACAAAACAGtaggtttgttggtttgtttgtttaacccACAGTGACCATACTTTGAGAGTCTTAGCTGAAATGGTGTGGTCACTCCCAATGAATGCAGTGACTTCTAAGTGAGCTGGCCTCCGGGCACAGTGAACAGAAAAACGCAATTCTCAGTGCTCATCTTCTCCAGATCATGTGAGAAATCATCAGAAGATACTGAAAACAAGACTGCCCACGCCCGTTGACTCCAGGGCACTGCTAAGGCATTCCATTGGCTAGGGCGCCTGTGTTATGTTTGCAAATTCCCTTTTCTAGGGACAGAGGAGGTGTCTTACTGGGCCTCCCCAAATAATGGGCATCTAGGGCTCCATAGCAAGGTCTTTGTATATAAGCAGAATAAGGCCACATCGCATCGATTAGACAACGCTCTTTCATCCTGGACTGTGTGCAATCTGGTCTAGGCAATCTCTTCTTTTTTGAAGGGCAAGACTGTGTGTCCACCATGAAGTTCAGAATCCTTGCAACTGAGTTAGTCTAGCTCTTGTGCACAGCTAGAGGCCCTAGCTGTGGCTCTGCCTCCCGTGTTCTTTGATGAGGTCATCCATAGTTTCAAAGTTGAGACATTTGGCTGAGTAGAAAGCCTCAGGCTGGTCCATATAAGCCCAGGTTCCTGGCAGCTTGAGAGATCCTGGGAGTTTTCCTCTGGGGAAATGGATAGTGAGCTGGTTTTTCAGACCTGTGTGGGTTCTTTATGGAAGGAGGGCACTGAATGCCGATATTTAAGCCAGATCCCGCTGCCTTTGTTTGGACATTGTCCTCCTGACATTCATGCCGGGCTGTTTCTAGAATGCTGGTCCCTTGCTGAGTCATCTGATTGTTTTCAAACGAGCCCGGGTCTCCTTCCTGAGAGAGCCTTTGCTCGGACCCCATGAGCTTGCCCTTGTGTTTCACTTGAAGACCGGTTTCCTGATGGAAGGTCTGGACCCAGTGGTGCATCTCTAGGTGCTTGTGCCATGGAGATTCGGGGACCTGAAGACAGCCTCTGTCAGCCTCCTCCAGCATCACCTCTGCTTCAGGATCTGCCTCCTCCAGGGACAGGGAACACCTTCTCTCCTTGTTAATCCAAACAGCACTGACCATGGACTCTGCAGGAGCAGACGCGTACCCTCCTGACAAAGCAAGGCACAAGCAGGGTCACCACCAGAATGTACCTGGGCAGCTCGCCTTTGAGGGGTCTCAGAGCTTTCAAGCTGAAGGAATATGATCCCAAAACGTCAAGGAAGCCAGGCGGCCAGTACATTGCATACGTGGGACACACACATACGTGGGTCCCACATGACCCCACTTACGTATGTTCACACATGTGCATTCCCTCCCATGCCCACACATTCACACCCACACAAGCTCTCTAACACACGCTCAGGcacaattattcattcattccacaaatattgatCGCACACTCGTTATATGCCAGGGATTATTTATCCTAGGTTCTGAGAATACGGCAGTAAAGATTGAGACAAAATCCGCATCTTCATGGATGGGTTCTAGTGGGGTGGaatatgttatatattctatacagatatcatattatataatttaataatttatacagAAAGTATTCTATAGTCATCCTAGCAAGCgactatattataataaaatcgCAGGTGGTAAccaatgctatgaagaaaaatctcaagcagaaCTGAGTTTAATGACAGACTCCAGGACTTAACTGCGATGAGCTGGGGAACTAGCATGTCAAGCTGACAGAATTGGTTGGTACAGGTTCACACTCACCGGCCGGGGGAAAAGGTTACTCTTACAGGGTTTTCTGTTCCGGGATTCAACTAACAGGTTTCCCACCCAAGGTAGAGGATGCTCCTTTTGGACGACtggcccttccccttctcccctcccacagACACAGTTCTGAGAACACATCAGCAGCTCCCACTGCTTCCCTGAACTGGCTGCAGGGGTGAGGATCCAGACTGATGTCCCTCTTCTTTCTTGGGGATGTATATTTACCACCTTGTGGCACGTGATAGTGTATTGTCAACCCTTGGTGGCAGAGAAGGTGGTGGGGATGACTGGAAGGCACGTTCCCAGGACAGCAGGTCTGTGACCAGCCCGGGGTTCCCTCTGAATTGTCCGTGAAGCTCTCTTGAGTATTCGGGCATGTGTCGCAGCAACAAGGCCCCGTACAGGACAAAGTGAGTGTTCGGGCACGTGttctgcaggggtggggagctggtGTCGGAGGTCTCAAGGCAGCAGGAAGCCCTGAGCTCCAGTTCTGGGAATCTGAGAAAACAGGACTGGTGTGGCCATCTCTGCCAacagtggtgagactggacatctGTTCCCATTTGAGGACCGCACGGTTTTTCTCAGCACGAAAACCTTCACAAATAGTCAAAATGTTATGTACCTATTTGAGAACAGAGGAGGAGGGGACGTGACGGGAGAAGCCAGGAACTAGTGTCCTCTCCGCTATGTTAAGGTGAACAGGCAGGTCTTGGTGGCAGAGAGGAGCCTCCTTAGCTGTCCATCACAGCCCGTGGTCCACAGAGACCGAGGAAAAGGACTAAAGTGGGAGGTACACCTGGACACTGACCCCAAAACAGATCCCACAGAGTGGCTGACCTGGCCTGGGAATCAGGAGTCTTTCCTGACAAAGCAGTGCCTGGCCAGCCCATCTGTGGTTAAGCTACCCGGTCCTAAGTGATCACATGATGCTAGGGGAGAAGGGCACTGAGTTACAGAGCCTAGGAGAAAGAACCAAAGcggggggttggggcaggggacGGTGAGTTCAATGGGGCAGGTCGAGTTCAAGTTATCTTTGGGACACGCCAGTTATGGGGATTCGTTGTGAGTCTGAATCACGGGTGTGTTAAGCATGGTACTTTCATTTGCTAGTAGttgaatttaataaatgtttgctgaatgactgaatgaataaacaccTTTGAGGATGGGCTAGGGCTTTAGGAACCTTTCAGTGTATGCCCTGCAGAGATGAAGGGCTATTTGACTCTGCCATTTCGGTTCAGACAGAACCCACTGGCTGGCAATAGCCCAAAGGAGAAACGGGTGCCTTCAGCTCGGtggtgaaccccccccccccccccccccccgccaggaaCAGCATTAGCCTTTCCACCTCCCTTGACCCAGTCACTCCTCTGTTAGAGGGAAGGGctgggattgagccttgtgcCGCAAACTTTCTCCAGGAATAAAATCTGAGTTCCCAGAGGGAAGAGACTTTTCTCCTTGAGGCTTCTGTATCTCCTGCTTCCTTGGCTGCTGTTTGAGACTATGATGAGCAAGCTCCATGAGCCAGGGTGCCTCCTGAGTCCCTAAGCCCTGTGCTGCCTCTGGCCCTCGCCCGGCCTCCTGGGAATGCCACGTCTGCTCTCTCCAGAGCCAGTTTCTCTGGTTTGCAGGACGTGAGACCCAGCCAGGAAGAGCTACCGGCTCCCCACTGGCCCAGCAGGGGCACCAACCGCCGCCCTCCCCACACCCGTCCACCAGGCAGAACAGTCCTACAAGGTGAGAACATAAGAGCAGAGGCCGGGTACAGCGGGCAGCCGGCCAGCTGCCTGGCTGAGGCCGCTGGGTCAGTTGGCAGGGGAACTGAGCCAAGCAGAGCCGCCCTGAACCGGCCTCCCggctctggctctgcctctgctGGCATCCCTGCTCTTCCCCACCAGGAGGGCTCCCGTAGCCCCCGcctcccctgcctgcagcccAGCCACCCATCAGGCCCACTCCCTCCACGTTTGCCCCAGCACCTGCCCAGCCCTACCTTTCGGGAGCACCACCAGGTGGGCCTGGGCCCTCTGCTGCCGACGCAAGCCTTCGTACTGGGCTCTCAGGAGCTGGATGCTGAGCCGGGGCCCTTTCCCAGGGGCCTGAGTCCCCGAGCCCTCAGCCATGAAGCAAGACCCCAGCCACCACaaatggggcagggcagggcatggGCAGGGCAACCCCTTCATCCAGATCCGGGAGAAAAGCAAACAGTGGTGGGTGGGGcgtgggaggggagagaaggagaggcggAGGGTGGGAGGGTAGTGAGAAGAGCAGGTGGAAAggtaagggaggaggggaagaggagagggagggaaaggtaAGGGAAATGGGGGACAgtggaggggaaggcagggccaAGTGGAAGGTGGGGAAGGAGTAAAGCTCAGGCAAGGGGAAAAGAGGggtgagagggaggtgggggaggggaaggcgggagaggggaaggtaagaggaaaaggaagagtcaGGGGGGAGAGGAAGATTGGGGAAGAAGTCAAAAGGGATCcccaagagggaaggaaggaacagaggaggAAGGTGGTAAGACAGGGGGctaaggggaggagggaggagccagggagagagaacaaggcaAGCACAGCTGCTCAGAAGCCTTCTGGGCGCCCAAGGAGGCCTCGTACTCCAGGTCCTTCTCTGCTCAATCTCGATGTTTAGAGTTCAATTCCTGGAGTTCCTGCGAAGTTTCCCGGCGGGGCTGGAGCTGCTGCAGGGCAAAGCCAGGTGCCTCTTCAGCTCCCACCTCTTGGACTGAAACCTGGAGGCTCATGGGCAAA from Panthera uncia isolate 11264 chromosome D4, Puncia_PCG_1.0, whole genome shotgun sequence encodes the following:
- the CD4H9orf152 gene encoding uncharacterized protein C9orf152 homolog — encoded protein: MKGLPCPCPALPHLWWLGSCFMAEGSGTQAPGKGPRLSIQLLRAQYEGLRRQQRAQAHLVVLPKGGYASAPAESMVSAVWINKERRCSLSLEEADPEAEVMLEEADRGCLQVPESPWHKHLEMHHWVQTFHQETGLQVKHKGKLMGSEQRLSQEGDPGSFENNQMTQQGTSILETARHECQEDNVQTKAAGSGLNIGIQCPPSIKNPHRSEKPAHYPFPQRKTPRISQAARNLGLYGPA